gtattaatgatttgaaagttcaaaggtatttttgaaatagaatATTGATGGTCTCTCTAAAAATAATGGTAAATgtacttttgatttttttttaaagtacaAGGGTAtcattaaaacttttgaaagttcagagatatttttattaggtaAACGATATGCAACTAGTACCTCATGTATGAGTATGGTTTCTCGCtaaaataacaattataaTAGCAGAAATACACACAACCAACATACCAACTCTTTCCTTGATGATAGCAGCGCACTCTGCACCACCACAATTTTGTGCGAAGTAAAGTATGTCATTGTACATTGCATTAGAGGGTTGGATTCCAGCATCATCCATCCACTGCAAGACCTGTACataagtttatttaaatttctatattCCTGGCTGGGAATATGATGAAAACACTTAAAAAGCCATGTTATTTAATAGAAAgcaaaaatttaatgaaaggGTAAAAGTACGAACCAAAATTGTACCAAACTCCACAGACTAAAAACAAGGAACTGAAGAAAAGAGACAGTAACATGGTATGGAATTCGTAATGAGCTAGGAGGGGCGTTTTTGCTATAGTCAGTCAGAGAAAGAGTAGTAATGAGTAGCAACGGAAAGCTCTCTAATTCTTCCTTGATTCAGTAACTTGATTGATAAATAAACCCTAGTTCATTTCAAAACATGAATGACAAACAGACACATCCAAGAGTAATCAGTATTTCAAAAGAGTTATTAGGGGAAAAATGCACTGTGCGAACCGCTTTCAACATAAACTTGCATTAGACATTCAAACGTTGTATCCTGCTCTAGAAATCATGACTCTGGCATCTTAACTAAAGATTCAAAAGAATTTAGACTATCATGTATAAACAAGGACTAATATTTCTTATGGTACTTCTCCAAAGTCTAGGCTTGCTCAAAGTTGCTTCAGTATTAGCACCGAGatatcagaaaaaaaaaaaaatatatatatatatataggacaACTAAGGTCCAAGTAATATACAATTCCTATAATCAGCAGTCATAGGTATATATTAGTAAGAACAGCTTAAGGGCTTTGAAATGCCAAGTTAATGAAACATAAAGCGTACCTCAATGTATTTCCTCCAATTTCCAAAAGACAAGAGATTCTTCAACAAGATTGAATAAGTACTAATATTGACACTGGATCCCAATGCCACGAATCTGTAAAACAGCTGTATTTTGGGATAAAATAGCTTAGAGTTCAACGCACTACAAGGATACAAACAGTTGGCATATGTAAATCATGTTCGTAGATATCAGACTTTAAACGATAAGGAAACAGGggaaattttgaagtaaaagAATGTGCAGAAAAATTTGCTTGATTCCCAACATTAACCCATAAGAAATATATCGACACGTATATTTTCCAACTACCTTCATCATAATCTCCATCTTTCCACTTTTTCCCAGAAAATGCAGAAGATGATTAATAGTTCCAACTGAGACGAGATGCAAAGAGGGCTCCATAAGCTTTATTATGTCAGTTGCTTTCCTCCAATCTCGTAGTCTGCATACAAATTTCAGTAAATAGTTT
The Cucurbita pepo subsp. pepo cultivar mu-cu-16 unplaced genomic scaffold, ASM280686v2 Cp4.1_scaffold000987, whole genome shotgun sequence DNA segment above includes these coding regions:
- the LOC111786069 gene encoding pentatricopeptide repeat-containing protein At2g41720-like; the encoded protein is MEPSLHLVSVGTINHLLHFLGKSGKMEIMMKLFYRFVALGSSVNISTYSILLKNLLSFGNWRKYIEVLQWMDDAGIQPSNAMYNDILYFAQNCGGAECAAIIKERVGMLVVCISAIIIVILARNHTHT